Below is a genomic region from Rosa chinensis cultivar Old Blush chromosome 5, RchiOBHm-V2, whole genome shotgun sequence.
TATAGCAATTAGAATTGGGatacattttgttttttgaatcaTATGATGGCCGAGGAGTCGCGGCTGACAAAGGATTAATTGGGAGTGGGAAGGGGAGTCGACGGGGCTGGACTAAAAAGACGTGGTGATCTTCTCGCCATTGCGGGAGGGGCTTTGGACGTAGTAGATTGGGCGACAAGGGAATCAGGGACGATGGTCTGCACTAATAGCGGAGTACGCCTACACCAACAGAGAGAGTAAAATTAAAAAGGCGAaggaaattatatatatatatatatatataagtgaaattaaaaatagagaagaaaaaaaaaaaaaaggaagtgagggtataatagtcattttagacttGTTGGGTgagaattagagaaaataaggattatccaatttaatttaaaaggcgagggactaaactgtttttttcaggcaaaagtttgagaagtaacaaatatttaatccttattatttttttaaaacgGGCGAGGGCTCCAGTTAGGTTGGAGTGGTGATTCTCCAccctatattattattaatatttagATAGTACAATGAGGGGGACATGGAGCCTAAACCTCGTGTGAAATACAACCATTCTCTATAAGgacatcctgaataatatcaGGAGTGTCATCAACTCTCCGTCGCTTTGATTAAATACATGCAATTTATATGTTTTATTCATTACACTTGTAAATTAACTCATACTTTTAGATACCCAAGGGATCATATAGATTTAATACACAAGAGTCGGCTTCAGTTTCCAGGGTATATCTTAGCTAATTATAGGATTTGTATATCTAGTATAGCTAGTTGATTTTCCTGCAGTTGAGTCTAATCTCACCATCAGATCCAGTGAGAGGCTTCATGTTACCCATCTTGATCAtggaagctccaaaatcaactGCAAAGTCGTTCGGGTTGTTAGCGTAATGCTGCACCAGGTTATCACTGTCACTACCATCGCCTTTAAAGAGCTCCTGGTCAGAGTGAAGTAGACCCTTTTTCTCTAGCAAAGCCTTGAAGTAAACAGTGTCGAATTTCGCTGTAGTTGAGTCCAGAGGTGCCATGTTGTTGTCCCCATCGTTTACCGGACAACCCTGTTTTAGGGAGGCTGCAAAGTCAGGGTCTATGTTGGTTTCGTTGTAAATCCTTGCCCGGAAGGTGGTGCACTTAGCTAGTCCGATGGTATGGCCCGCAGAGAGAAGGACTAGGTCTTGTAGGTCTAAACCATGGGATTGAAAGTTGGAAAGCAGTTGAGGGAAGTTGAAAAACGGAGGAGGAAGGTTTCTGTTGGCATCATTTATGCTTGTAGTTGTTGCATCTCTTCTACCCAATAATACTTCATAGGAATAGGACGGGCCTCCCAACTAATTAACAGAAACACATATTAACATAAGAACGGAAATGTTCTATGACATGTAATGTTGTGAGACTCTCAATTTAGATATAGTATCCATCTGATCGAGTTTAAGGTAATCATTTTAAAGATCGGAAGACTTTGCATACTTACAATCTCAACGGAGTCACGAGCTGCAACAGCTAAGATGTCTGCACATGAGACCACATTTCCACGGCAAACGCTATTGAGGTTTGCTTTAATATCATCGACTACGCCAAAACCTCTAATGGAGTTCAGATTTGGAAGTGCCGTCTTCTCCCCAGTGAAGTTAGCAGTGTCATCCAGCAACACTGATCCATCACACCCCTGCAATTACAACCACTAAGATCATCAAGAGTTCATACTAATCAATGCATCACATGCATTAATTTGCGAATATTAGTGTACATGCATAGGTttcaaattaaaacaaaattcaaCCAACGGTTTGATATTTGTAGCTCAAATAAATGAAGTTTAAGTTGCGAGAGAATATGCTAATAACAATATTTTAGTAAGCTAAGCTAAttattcagaccaaaaaaaaaaaaaaactaagctaACTATTAGCTCAAAATAAAGTTCAAATTGTTAAAGAATATGCTAACAATGTATAGTAATGCTATTTCAGTCGCGAAATAACAAAAAACTGAGCAATAACCCCTGAACATATGTGAACCTTAAACTTACATTCACAAAGCAGTCATGGAAGTGAAGTCGTAGTAGCGATGCTCCAATGCGTGCCTCGCGATTAATCGCTAATTTGACAACTGATCTGATAATCGGCAATGCCTGAGGACATGCTTTCATATATACATCGGTATCAAGTTGTGCTGTAGTACACGTAGGGATCATCACAATAGCTACTGCAGCAACAATAACGACCCAAACAGAGACGGATTGACCAGCCATAGTTGGTGTAAACTAGCTACTAGAGATATAACTGACTCTGAATTGGATACAACAAGATGAAGAggtgtgtgtttataaagagATCAGGTGATCATAAAATACTGTTATCTTCCCCATGTTTGTATTATAATTGTCATATTATTCATTTATTCAGAAGGTTCATTGTTTAATTATGATTAATAACCAGTTCCATAATATATAGTAGCTGGTTGGCTAATTCAATTATTTGTACACGTTTACACTTCAGAGATCGTGGACTTCCTCCAACCTTTTGATCAAACACACACATATTCATATGATCTTAACAAGCAAGAAAAACCTTACTAAATAAAAAGACAAGCAGATAAGAAAGGGAGCCATTAAACCAAAACCCCGATAGTAAAATTAGAATGACCTAGAGGCTACAGCCACAAGAATAGAAAACCAACAGAAGAAAACTTTCCCAAGTTGCAAGAAGATAAAAAGTTGAGTTTTAGCATATGCTTCTTATATATTTCTGGAAGTGTATGGACCCGGCGAACTAACTGGGTAGTGCCTAGGGCGTGTTTAGGTTTTCCATCTTCTTTTGCGTTGCATTCAAACAAAGCTCACTAAACACTTTAACTAGCTCCATCACTCTTCGCATcgtttgagtaattaagtcctaaaatTAGTAATTGTATGCATGTTATCTGTTAAAATATTGTAGAATTTCAAGAAGTTGATCGAAACATATTCTCGAAGAAAATATAAGATAAAGTTTGTTGATTTATCACTACATGTATCTCAATTCTAGATAATGTTTACTGCTTCATGCATGGGGTTTCTGTCCAAATGTATTATCCAGTTGAAATTAAGTTGCATAATTGTAATTCTAGCTACC
It encodes:
- the LOC112201427 gene encoding cationic peroxidase 1, which encodes MAGQSVSVWVVIVAAVAIVMIPTCTTAQLDTDVYMKACPQALPIIRSVVKLAINREARIGASLLRLHFHDCFVNGCDGSVLLDDTANFTGEKTALPNLNSIRGFGVVDDIKANLNSVCRGNVVSCADILAVAARDSVEILGGPSYSYEVLLGRRDATTTSINDANRNLPPPFFNFPQLLSNFQSHGLDLQDLVLLSAGHTIGLAKCTTFRARIYNETNIDPDFAASLKQGCPVNDGDNNMAPLDSTTAKFDTVYFKALLEKKGLLHSDQELFKGDGSDSDNLVQHYANNPNDFAVDFGASMIKMGNMKPLTGSDGEIRLNCRKIN